DNA sequence from the Perca flavescens isolate YP-PL-M2 chromosome 3, PFLA_1.0, whole genome shotgun sequence genome:
TCGTGTGATTCAACACAGCATAAACATAGATACAGGTCAACAATAACACCTCGAAGCGTTGAATTCAGATGTGTCAACTTTGGAAAGGATATTGTGGCAATGTAAAACACTGTCTTAGTGCAAATAGAAGgcccaaataaatgaaaatgagaaaaaaaattgtcagtTTAGTGTGGACATAGTCTCAGAGTCCTATCCTTCTGTCTCTAATGTAGATTAGAATGGAAATGACCGAAGTATTTATATTTACCTATAAATGTGTTTGAAAATTTGTTTTTGCATGAGATAAACTCAACACATAGAAAGGACAGAAAGACAAAGGGagcaacatttttacaaaattaaACTGAAGTTTGGATTGTTAACTACAGGCAATGAAATTCATTTTAGTTTGCAAGAGTACGAAAGACCATCATGCTTGAAATAGAATTCAGTGCCAGATTAGACCTGATTATGCACCCCTAACCTAAGCTATCATCATTGATTTTTGTTTACATGGGCTCTGCCAAGTACCAAATCCCAGCAGCCCCCCAGATTATCCTCTACCTTCTAAATTGAAATTGGTAGACTACTGTATTTCCTTTAAGATATATTTTTGGCACAGCATCCAAACCATCTGTCTGAATAGAACGAGTTTACAAATAACATGTTGCTGTTAACTACAATTTGTGCCTTGAGGCAAAACTTCTGCAAATTCGAATGTTTATAGAATAGATTCAGAGTAATGTATACATGGCTTTGGCTAGATTTAATAAAggtaatgtttgttttcttctgggTCAGGGAGGAATGGATGCGATCGATCCAGGCAGTGGCAAATAGCCTGAAGAGTCAGCATCAGGATGAGGAGCCCATGGAGATTAAATTTGGCTCACCAAGTGACAGCAGTGGCACAGAGGAGATGGAGATTGCTGTGTCCAAATCCCGCACAAAAGTGGTCAGTATTTGCACAAGCAGTGCCTGGCAGCTGAGTGTTTGCTGTGTTTGTTCAGCTAAGCTCATCTTTATTGAGCAAGTTGTTTAAACTTTAAGCCTCTTTCTCAAAGCTTTTTTGGTGAAGCAACCTTTTGAGTGGAGGGCAacatttgtgtgtatattttgtcTAGTGCCGATTCACTTCAAGTGATTTTTAATGGCTCTGGTTTCTAGAGACGTAGTTTGTCTATTTACTGCCGACTTCGTCATGCAGCGTAAGAAGTATGTAGAGATGCAGTATTtgtaaagcttgatttatggttctaCGTTGAATCTACGCCGTATGTACGCACAGATACGGACCCTATGCCGTAGCCTGGCATGCACCTCCCCAGAAATGTAACCACACGTCTCGGCAACGCAGACTGCAGcaactgtgattggtctgcTTGGCTTTGCTTGGCTTGGTAGCGTcgcatttccccctactcatttctgggttctccttctctgtaaacaacatgaaatcaaggagagggttaactgttcctgctacagctttcccactgtggtcagaCACTTAGTTTCTCCGTCATCACCGCCGGAGTCTGTACTTTCTCCGAAGCTAATCCTGCCACTGTCTCACtgtttctaacacacacacactccccacgcatacacacatagcggctctgctattctcttaaagagatatgCTAAAACGACGCAAACACACCCTCACAACGGTGTAGGCCACTTACGTATGCTATGGCGTAGGCTATGGCGTAGACCCTACGTACAACCATAAATCCACCTTAATAGCTATATGTACTGCATTTCTTCATACTTTTTACATTTACTGATCAAGTAAAAGTTTGTGGTTCTTCATAGTAGTTTGATTATTTTGGGGACATTTTTCTTGtacttatttatataatttccCTGCTTTACATTGTATGTGATATTATTCAAATAGTGATCAGTGAGTGTCTACCTTTTCTACATACCTGTCACTAGAGGCctgcaaatgtattttttagtttttgtccagTGTAGAACATGTTCCACTTCCTCGCTGCTGTTTCACAAGTGTTAATTTAAAGGCTTAGTTCTGTAATTTGAGGAGAAATATTGCAGCATGTCATGTCTCACACATGCAAGAGACGTGTGTGAAATTTTTATATCTCATCAAATACTCACGGATGCACCTTTGTCACGGCATGACCATTTTTCCTACAGACCATGAGTGACTTTGACTATCTGAAGCTGCTGGGAAAGGGGACATTTGGTAAAGTGATCCTGGTGAAGGAGAAGGCCACAGGGATGTACTACGCCATGAAAATCCTCCGCAAGGAAGTCATCATTGCTAAAGTTAGTGCTAATTACATCACAGTAAAAACttgactatacatttttttgaacAACATTGCTATCTATTAGTATGTGATCCTGCTATCATTGCATGTACcgaatgtgtatatgtgtgtattccTCTAGGATGAAGTGGCACACACAGTTACAGAAAGCAGAGTTCTCCAAAATACGCGGCATCCCTTTCTAACGGTGAGTTACCAGTGCCCGTATAGTTTCCTCAGTTTTTGTCTTCTAAAATTAAGGGACCATTTAATCAGTAAATTACAGACCCTAATATTTGTTTTCCTTCTCTACAGACACTAAAATATGCATTTCAAACACATGACCGGCTATGCTTTGTAATGGAGTATGCAAATGGAGGAGAAGTAAGTTTTTCTCTTACTTCATATAGCGTATAGTTGTGTCTGATGTGTTAATATACCCATGTATGACCTTTTTGAAGATGAAGTATTGTAGTCGGAGTGTAACTAAGATACCCAGCACATTGTGATACTACAGTTTAAGGGTGCTCTCACTCCTAACCTGTTTGGTTCCGATAAAAAATTGACCCTGATGCATTTGCCCAGTTAGTGCGGTTCATTTGGGTGTGAAAGATGTCAATCGATCAAACAAGCGGACCAAGACTGCGGACTCATGATTTGAAAagctaaattacttttaaatccATCTGCTGATTGTGAACTGATCCATAAGTGATCTGAATTGATCTGCATATCTTTGTGTTAATCCTTTGGATAACTAATAACTTATATaacgcatttcatgaaacccaaggatgCTCTACACaggtacagggggacaagggaaaagaaaatattagGTCAACACCAACGtggactaaaaggaataaaacatccgcgctaaatggaagggggacgtaATTTAGTCTAGGCTACTGACATACAACCACATcgcgcattgtaaagttattttatgaatgaaattgacatggtattacatacctgagggctaATTCTGGGATGTTTTTTAACCATTTACAATCcggtaattgtctccatcttttGAAAGCCTGACCAAGATCGACTCGTGTTTCGccctttcccttttagcttttagttgttctttgtttgaTTTCCTCCTTTTCTATGATGGCCCCGCCCCAggatcagccataactacagcaataacttctaaaataaaattaaaatacaggcCTATATGAAGAAATTGCTGCTACCTTTCACCTGGCTGGATACAATAACAGGCTTGTGGTACATCGAAATCTGTGACGGttcagaatgtgtgctctgtagcgccATCTACCTGCCATAAATCATATTTGTGACTTTGCGGGGAAAATCGGACCCGGACAAAGacactaataaaaactataaaaatagcgttcttttcactgttaagTCCCATTTGCTGTTACAgttcatttatgatcatcagatggaaaattacacagtttcagaaacatttaaaagttacatatagtcaatTTAAGGAGCATGAGGAATTGTTCTGTCTCTTATTCCTGTGTAAATTACTCCTTTTCAGCTCTTCTTTCACTTATCCCGGGACAGAGTGTTCACAGAAGACAGAGCTAGATTCTATGGTGCAGAAATAGTATCAGCACTGGAGTACCTACACTCACGCAATGTAGTTTACAGAGATTTAAAGGTAAGGCGTCTGCTTGCTCTGACAGTATAGTATTCATTTATTGTAAATAAGATGGAGGGGTGTTCTTGAATATACTATAACCTTAGATTGTCATACAATCCAGATCTAAAATAGCTGTCAACTAATTTGACTCTAATTTAAATCTTTCCCTGCACAGCTGGAGAACCTCATGTTAGATAAGGATGGCCACATAAAGATAACAGACTTTGGGCTGTGTAAAGAGGGGATCACAGATGGTGCCACTATGAAAACCTTCTGTGGAACACCGGAGTACCTGGCACCAGAGGTAACTCACAACACAAAGGCTTTAGACTCTGACATCGATATGTTTTGTGACATAGATTATGTAAATAAGTGCTTATGCCACCGGGCGGGATGAGCACATGATGGAAACTACTTTTGATAAGTTGGTAGATTCAGCTCTAAACATTTTGGAGCAACTTTGTTAATTTCACTGGGGGACATTATGTGAAACTATTAAGGGCAGTCAGTAGTTCAGCTGGTAGAGCTGGTTGCCTACCATTCGCTACCGCCTTGACCTATAGAACACGGACAATCAACAGGTTCCTGGGATGGGAATGTTGGCTCTCtaaaattttctttaaaaatgcaaTGTCCTATAGCAGAAATGTATCTGCAGTTGGGAAAACAAGGGCAACAATCCCTCCTGTGCTGATATTCCTAttgttttcctttctctctgaaCTCTGTTCATCACTACCCTGTCAGGTGCTAGAAGACAATGACTACGGACGAGCGGTGGACTGGTGGGGACTGGGCGTGGTCATGTATGAGATGATGTGTGGTCGGTTGCCCTTCTACAACCAGGACCACGAGCGTCTCTTTGAGCTTATCCTCATGGAGGAGATCCGCTTCCCCAAGAACCTGGCTCCGGAAGCCAAGGCCCTGCTGGCCGGCCTGCTCAAAAAGGATCCCAAACAAAGGTTCGTGATCTGTTTATGGCAAGTATCACTAATTCTATCAGTAGTTGAAAATTGGCCAAAGATTTTGAGAGATTTaaccaaaatgaaaacaagtgttTGATAAAAGCTTGAAATTCAACATATTTTATAGTTCAGTTTTTTGTAAACATTCAGTACACTGTTTCGCCGCAGCCACATAAAAGACATGAAAAAGCATTTCACTGTATCAAGCAGTGTTTCAAAGTCAATATTGatatttaaaggtgctataggtaggattgtgaagatccaggatctCAATCTCTCCGCCCCCCTTTcagctaaagcccaaaacggtctcctaagcccctcctccCACAAGGAAGAATGATAAATgcgtgtgcctgagcagtgattgaaacgcagttagacaccccccctaccccccgaacatagggtcagtttcagcaaatatgacagaaagttagttttatgaatcttacctactgcatctttaagagttaaataacaaaaattgtGATActttggcatttctgtactgCAAATGCGGCTATATCTGTAATAAACTAATGTCAGCTATACTGATCAGTCAAGCTGATATTAAATAATAACTGATTTTGTTACCCTTTTACACTTTTGTTAATATTGCGAGATGGGGCGTTTTGTGCCGAAATTCATGTGGTGTCACACCGCATTAACATTGTCAGATAGGGCATGCTTTGGTGGAGGTCTGCACTCTCCACGAGTGCCCTTCTGGTTTTATTTATAAGCTTGCTTTGATATGTTctctgaaatattttttttattgcatgcaCAGCAACATCCAAAAACTCTAAAATTGTGAGTGGTACAATGTTTTCAATATTAAACAACACAATTTAAGATGAAAAATGCTTACTTTATGTATGGTTTCACAGTGAAAACATGGCAGTTCAGCTGAATAACTGGCTCCTGAAGATGCAGCAGTACAGCTCAAGAAAAACACGTCCGTAGCACCTGATTAGTTTTCTGAATCTTCCATTGTGCTCGGGGGCACCACATATTCAGCTATAAAATAAGTAACCACATTATTAAGCCTTTGTTCCTTCTTGATTAGTTTTGTCACGGGGTAATGGCCATAAACAAGAACATAATTGATTGTTGTTTTGGTCGAGCCCCAGTGTTTCTGGGAACAGTCGAAGAACGGCTAATATTAGCACATTGAGCACTGCCTGTATTACTAAGACATGCACCTGAAAGTAGTAAGGAAATGAGGACTACATGTGTCTGTCTTGTTTGAAATTGGTAAATACAAGTCAAAAGGGAACAACACAACATAAGTGCTTGTTGTACTTTTGTATGTATGACAGTGTTTGCACAATTATCTGTACAAAGAAAAGGTAGCTGGTGagtgggtggtgatggtgtTTCGGTTTTGTTTACAGGCTTGGTGGCGGTCCAGACGATGCCAAAGAAGTGATGAGCCACAAGTTCTTTACATCTATCAACTGGCAGGATGTTCTTGAAAAAAAGGTGAGGTTCTCGGGCGGGGGGTATGGAGggatatttattcataattaaaataaaaaaaaaaagtcccaagagaaaacgaagcaagatcaaattaaaaatagtattttttttatttaaaaatagcctttcccctttttataattttcaatttgacattttatcttttggaattttctgttttacatttgacattttaagattcacctTTTAGATTTCGATTTAACATTAAGCTTTTCATTTAG
Encoded proteins:
- the LOC114552505 gene encoding RAC-beta serine/threonine-protein kinase, with protein sequence MNEVSVVREGWLQKRGEYIKTWRPRYFILKSDGSFIGYKEKPEVSSDHSLPPLNNFSVAECQLMKTERPRPNTFVIRCLQWTSVIERTFHVDSNEEREEWMRSIQAVANSLKSQHQDEEPMEIKFGSPSDSSGTEEMEIAVSKSRTKVTMSDFDYLKLLGKGTFGKVILVKEKATGMYYAMKILRKEVIIAKDEVAHTVTESRVLQNTRHPFLTTLKYAFQTHDRLCFVMEYANGGELFFHLSRDRVFTEDRARFYGAEIVSALEYLHSRNVVYRDLKLENLMLDKDGHIKITDFGLCKEGITDGATMKTFCGTPEYLAPEVLEDNDYGRAVDWWGLGVVMYEMMCGRLPFYNQDHERLFELILMEEIRFPKNLAPEAKALLAGLLKKDPKQRLGGGPDDAKEVMSHKFFTSINWQDVLEKKLIPPFKPQVTSETDTRYFDDEFTAQTITITPPDKYDSLDVEDSDQRTHFPQFSYSASIRE